CGGCGGCTACCAAGTCGCTGGTGCTCGGCGTGGTCATCCTGCTCACCGCCCGGCTGTTCGTCGATTACGAGATCCAGCATCCGCTGACGATGGCGCTGTTCCTGGTGCTGACGGCCGTCACCTTCTGCCTGTTCGGCTTCATCATCGGCATCTGGGCCGATGGCTGGGAGAAGCTGCAGATCGTTCCGGCGCTGATCGTCACGCCGCTGGCCTTTCTCGGCGGCAGCTTCTATTCCGTCGAGATGCTGCCGCCGCTCTGGCAGAAAGTCACCTTGTTCAACCCGGTGGTGTACCTGATCAGCGGCTTCCGTTGGAGCTTCTACGGCGTCTCGGACATCGACGTCGGCATCAGCCTGGCGATGATCCTCGGTTTTCTCGCCGCATGCCTGCTGGCGGTGTGGTGGATATTCAAGACCGGGTATCGGTTGAAGAACTAGCCGCAAATGAAAACGCCCGCAGATGCGGGCGTTCTCATCACGGCGTTGAGGCTTATTTGCCGAACATTTTGCCCAGGCCGAGAACCGCATCCTTCGCCTGGCTGACTGCCTGGAGCTTCTCGTT
This DNA window, taken from Pseudomonas sp. FeN3W, encodes the following:
- a CDS encoding ABC transporter permease yields the protein MNFYAIRAIYLFELARTWRTLLQSIATPVISTSLYFVVFGSAIGARMEAMHGIPYGAFIIPGLIMMALLTESISNASFGIYMPRYSGTIYEVLSAPVSYVEIVIGYVGAAATKSLVLGVVILLTARLFVDYEIQHPLTMALFLVLTAVTFCLFGFIIGIWADGWEKLQIVPALIVTPLAFLGGSFYSVEMLPPLWQKVTLFNPVVYLISGFRWSFYGVSDIDVGISLAMILGFLAACLLAVWWIFKTGYRLKN